TTTAAATTACCAGGAAAAATAGAAAAAATTTATGTAAATGAAGGTGATAATGTAAAAAAAGGAGAGTTACTTGCAAAACTTGATACTAAAAATTTAGAAATTCAAAAAAAAGAATTAGAGTTTAATATAAATGCTCTTGCTAAAAATATTGAAGCTTTGAGTTTGCAAAAAGAAAAACTTAAAAAAGATATAAATACAAATTTAAAAATTAATGCTATTGAATTAGCTAAATTACAAGATACAATAAAAGCAAAAGCATTTGGAATTGATGCTAAAATATATAAGCGTAATAAATTAAAAAATGATTATTTAAGATTTGAGAGACTTTTTAAAGAAAATAAAATTTCAAGAGAAAAGTATGAAACTATAAAAACAGCTTTTCTTGCTTTAAAAGATGAAATTAATGCTGATAAAAGTATGCTTGATTCTTTAATTAAAAATAAAAAACTTTTAATGCAAAAAAGAGAATTAATACTTAATTCAAAAAAAGAGATTGAAAGATTAAAAAAAACAATAGAATCTTCACAACAAAAACTACAAGCATTAAATGAAAAACTTGCTTTAATCAATCAAAATATCAAAGATAGTTATCTTTACGCTCCATTTAGTGGAAAAATAGCTAAGAAGTTTGCAAATAATAATGAAGTAATTGGTGCAGGTATGAAAGTTTTAAGTTTAGTTAATTTAAATAATTTATATGTTTTAGATTTACTTGAAGAGACTAAAATGAAAGGAATAGGAAAAGGTTGTGATGTAAAAATTCATATTGATGCATTAAATAAAGATTTTGATGGGTATATTGAAAAAATCCTTCCAGCCAGTGCAGCAACTTTTGCCTTAGTTCCAAGAGACATAAGTAGCGGAGAATTTACAAAACTTGCTCAAAGGTTTTATGTAAGAATAAGATTTAAAAAAATCCCTAAAAATGTATTAGTTGGAATGAGCGGAGAAGTTGTTATAAAAAAATGTAAAATGGAAAATTGAAAATGGAAAATGAAAATGTAATTTTAGATAAAAGTTACAATTTTGCTTTAAGAATAATAAAAGTTTATAAATTTCTAAATACTCAAAAAAAATTTATTTTATCTAAACAACTTTTAAGAAGTGGTACAAGTATAGGGGCAAATATTACAGAGGCCCAAGAAGCTATATCTAAAAAAGATTTTAAAAATAAAATGTTTATTGCTTTAAAAGAAGCAGCAGAGAGTAGATATTGGGTTAAATTGTTAAAAGATAGTGAATATTTAACTCAAAAACAAGCAAAAAGTTTATTAGATGATTTAGAAGAAATTATAAAAATACTCTCAAAGATTGTAAAAAATGCAAACTAAATCATTTTCCATTTTACATTTTACATTGTCCATTTTATTAGTGATAACAGGTGCTTTTATGGCTGTTTTGGATACAACAGTTGTAGATATAATTGTCCCTCGTCTAAAAGGACCTCTTTCAACTGATATTTATGGAGTCCAATGGGTAATAACAGCATATATGATAGCAGCAGCAGTTGGGCTTTTAGTTGTTGAGTGGTTAATTAAAAAGTATGGAAGTACTAAAATATATTTAATAGGTGTTGCCGTATTTACTCTTGCTTCTTTTATGTGTGGGATTTCAAATTCACTTGTAGAGATTATAACAGCAAGGGTTATTCAAGGATTCGCAGAAGCGTTAGTTATGGTAACAGCCCAAGCTATTATTTTTAGTCTTTTCCCTCCTGAGAAAAGAGGAATAGCAATGGGAATTTTTGCTCTTGGAGTTGCATTTGCCCCAGCTGTTGGACCAA
This Caminibacter mediatlanticus TB-2 DNA region includes the following protein-coding sequences:
- a CDS encoding HlyD family secretion protein; translation: MKKKIAIVVFIILIVISIIGLYKYYVFNKNYASSNAVFVKSDSLTFLSFKLPGKIEKIYVNEGDNVKKGELLAKLDTKNLEIQKKELEFNINALAKNIEALSLQKEKLKKDINTNLKINAIELAKLQDTIKAKAFGIDAKIYKRNKLKNDYLRFERLFKENKISREKYETIKTAFLALKDEINADKSMLDSLIKNKKLLMQKRELILNSKKEIERLKKTIESSQQKLQALNEKLALINQNIKDSYLYAPFSGKIAKKFANNNEVIGAGMKVLSLVNLNNLYVLDLLEETKMKGIGKGCDVKIHIDALNKDFDGYIEKILPASAATFALVPRDISSGEFTKLAQRFYVRIRFKKIPKNVLVGMSGEVVIKKCKMEN
- a CDS encoding four helix bundle protein; the encoded protein is MENENVILDKSYNFALRIIKVYKFLNTQKKFILSKQLLRSGTSIGANITEAQEAISKKDFKNKMFIALKEAAESRYWVKLLKDSEYLTQKQAKSLLDDLEEIIKILSKIVKNAN